From the genome of Bradyrhizobium sp. SZCCHNS1050, one region includes:
- the cimA gene encoding citramalate synthase: protein MSRAGTSRERLYLFDTTLRDGAQTNGVDFTLADKQAIARMLDDLGIDYVEGGYPGANPLDTEFFAAKPKLGHARFTAFGMTRRAGRSVSNDPGVAALLEAEADAICFVAKSSAYQVRVALETTNEENLASIRDSVTAAKAAGREVMLDCEHFFDGYKENAEFALACTRAAYEAGARWVVLCDTNGGTMPHEIEVIVGEVAKHVPGDHLGIHAHNDTEQAVANSLAAVRAGVRQIQGTLNGLGERCGNANLCSLIPTLKLKTEFSDRFEIAVSDRQLAGLMKVSRTLDDMLNRAPNRHAPYVGESAFVTKTGIHASAVLKDPQTYEHVLPERVGNHRKVLVSDQAGRSNVIAALERGGIPFSKSDPKLTRLVEELKEREAAGYAYESADASFELLARRTLGSVPEYFRVEQFDVNVEQRYNALGERVTVALAVVKVDVAGERLISAAEGNGPVNALDVALRKDLGKYQGFIDGLKLIDYRVRILNGGTEAVTRVLIESEDEKGERWTTVGVSPNIIDASFQALMDSVFYKLVKSGAKG from the coding sequence ATGAGCAGGGCAGGCACAAGCAGGGAACGGCTTTATCTGTTCGACACCACCCTGCGCGATGGCGCGCAGACCAACGGTGTCGATTTCACGCTGGCCGACAAGCAGGCGATCGCGCGCATGCTCGACGATCTCGGCATCGACTATGTCGAGGGCGGCTATCCCGGCGCCAACCCGCTCGACACCGAGTTCTTCGCCGCCAAGCCCAAGCTCGGCCATGCCCGCTTCACCGCCTTCGGGATGACGCGCCGGGCGGGACGCTCGGTGTCCAACGATCCGGGCGTGGCGGCGCTGCTGGAGGCCGAGGCGGACGCGATCTGCTTCGTCGCGAAGTCATCCGCCTACCAGGTCCGCGTCGCGCTGGAGACCACCAACGAGGAGAATCTCGCCTCGATCCGCGACAGCGTGACCGCCGCGAAGGCTGCGGGGCGCGAGGTGATGCTCGACTGCGAGCATTTCTTCGACGGCTACAAGGAGAATGCGGAGTTCGCGCTGGCCTGCACCCGCGCGGCCTATGAGGCCGGCGCGCGCTGGGTCGTGCTGTGCGACACCAATGGCGGCACCATGCCGCACGAGATCGAGGTGATCGTCGGCGAGGTCGCCAAGCATGTGCCGGGCGATCATCTCGGCATCCACGCCCATAACGATACCGAGCAGGCGGTGGCGAACTCGCTTGCCGCGGTCCGCGCTGGCGTGCGGCAGATCCAGGGCACCTTGAACGGACTCGGCGAGCGCTGCGGCAATGCCAATCTGTGCTCACTGATCCCGACCTTGAAGCTGAAGACGGAGTTCTCGGATCGGTTCGAGATCGCCGTATCGGACCGGCAGCTCGCCGGCCTGATGAAGGTCTCGCGCACGCTCGACGACATGCTGAACCGTGCGCCGAACCGGCACGCGCCTTATGTCGGCGAGAGCGCCTTCGTCACCAAGACCGGTATTCATGCGTCGGCCGTGCTGAAGGATCCGCAGACCTATGAGCACGTCCTGCCCGAGCGCGTCGGCAATCATCGCAAGGTGCTGGTCTCCGACCAGGCCGGACGATCCAACGTCATTGCGGCGCTGGAGCGTGGCGGCATTCCCTTCAGCAAGAGCGATCCTAAGCTGACGCGCCTCGTCGAGGAACTGAAGGAGCGCGAGGCCGCGGGCTACGCCTACGAGTCCGCCGACGCCTCGTTCGAGTTGCTGGCGCGGCGTACGCTGGGCTCGGTGCCGGAGTATTTCCGGGTCGAGCAGTTCGACGTCAATGTCGAGCAGCGCTACAACGCGCTCGGTGAACGCGTCACGGTGGCGCTGGCCGTGGTCAAGGTGGACGTCGCTGGCGAGCGGCTGATCTCGGCGGCGGAAGGCAACGGCCCGGTCAATGCGCTCGACGTCGCCTTGCGCAAGGATCTCGGCAAGTACCAGGGCTTCATCGACGGCCTCAAGCTGATCGACTACCGCGTCCGTATCCTCAATGGCGGCACCGAGGCGGTCACGCGCGTGCTGATCGAGAGCGAGGACGAAAAGGGGGAGCGCTGGACCACGGTCGGCGTGTCACCCAACATCATCGACGCCTCGTTCCAGGCGCTGATGGACTCGGTATTCTACAAGCTGGTGAAGTCCGGCGCGAAAGGGTGA
- a CDS encoding GNAT family N-acetyltransferase, with translation MGQALPRPALRPFLPADAPVLAAIFVASIQQLTGDDYSEEQQEAWASAAEDETGFGKRLASELTLIATLQGSPVGFAALKGNDHIDMLYVHPNAAGQGVGALLCDALEKLAGARGTTGLSVDASDTAVEFFRKRGYVAQQRNSVSINGEWLANTTMKKTLGSGGAQA, from the coding sequence ATGGGACAGGCTCTCCCGAGGCCCGCGCTGCGGCCGTTTCTTCCCGCTGATGCGCCGGTGCTGGCCGCGATCTTCGTCGCCAGCATCCAGCAATTGACCGGTGATGACTACAGCGAGGAGCAGCAGGAGGCCTGGGCGTCCGCTGCTGAGGATGAGACGGGTTTTGGCAAGAGGCTGGCATCCGAGCTCACCTTGATTGCGACCCTGCAGGGCTCGCCGGTCGGCTTCGCCGCGCTGAAGGGCAACGATCACATCGACATGCTCTATGTCCATCCGAATGCGGCCGGGCAGGGCGTCGGCGCCCTGCTGTGCGACGCGCTGGAAAAGCTGGCGGGCGCGCGCGGCACGACCGGTCTGTCGGTCGACGCCAGCGACACGGCGGTCGAATTCTTCCGCAAGCGCGGCTACGTCGCGCAGCAGCGCAATAGCGTCTCCATCAATGGCGAGTGGCTCGCCAACACTACGATGAAGAAGACGCTCGGCTCCGGGGGAGCGCAGGCATGA
- the cysS gene encoding cysteine--tRNA ligase: MDLRLYDTASREKRPFVPLDPNNVRMYVCGPTVYDFAHIGNARPVIVFDVLFRLLRHLYGKDHVTYVRNITDVDDKINARAARDFPGLPLNEAIRKVTELTANQFRSDAAALGSLPPTFEPRATEFVLPRPDGKADMVSLIKQLIARGHAYEAGGEVLFDTRSMPDYGALSGRRLDEQLAGARVAVDAHKKNPADFVLWKQSSEDEPGWDSPWGRGRPGWHIECSAMSAAYLGEVFDIHGGGLDLIFPHHENEIAQSRCAHGTSVMANYWLHNEFVQVEGAKMSKSLGNFVTIRDLLADWPGEVLRLNMLKMHYRSPADWTVKGLEESAKTLDDWYRVVADAPGEQPGPEIIAALVDDLNTPLMIAELHALRSRAASGGETDRAAFAGSLRFAGFLSDTVARWEARKQQAKGVDAAKVESLIAERTAARARKDFKESDRLRDALAAMGIVLKDGKGADGKPVTTWEIAR, encoded by the coding sequence ATGGACTTGCGTTTGTACGACACCGCGTCGCGGGAGAAGCGCCCCTTCGTGCCGCTCGATCCCAACAATGTCCGCATGTATGTCTGCGGACCGACGGTCTACGACTTCGCCCATATCGGCAATGCGCGGCCCGTGATCGTCTTCGACGTGCTGTTCCGGCTGCTGCGGCATCTCTATGGCAAGGATCACGTCACTTATGTCCGCAACATCACGGACGTCGACGACAAGATCAACGCCCGCGCCGCGCGCGACTTTCCCGGGCTGCCGCTGAACGAGGCGATCCGGAAGGTGACGGAGCTGACGGCCAATCAGTTCCGCAGCGACGCGGCTGCGCTCGGCAGCCTGCCGCCGACCTTCGAGCCACGCGCCACCGAGTTCGTGCTGCCGCGCCCTGATGGCAAGGCGGATATGGTGAGCCTGATCAAGCAACTGATCGCGCGTGGCCACGCCTATGAGGCGGGCGGCGAGGTGTTGTTCGACACCCGGTCGATGCCGGACTACGGCGCGCTGTCGGGCCGCAGGCTCGACGAGCAACTCGCCGGCGCGCGCGTGGCCGTCGATGCGCACAAGAAGAATCCTGCCGACTTCGTGCTGTGGAAGCAGTCGTCGGAGGACGAGCCGGGCTGGGACAGCCCGTGGGGCCGCGGCCGGCCGGGCTGGCACATCGAGTGCTCGGCGATGAGCGCAGCCTATCTCGGCGAGGTCTTCGACATCCATGGCGGCGGACTCGATCTGATCTTCCCGCATCATGAGAACGAGATCGCGCAGTCGCGCTGCGCGCACGGCACGTCGGTGATGGCGAACTACTGGCTGCACAATGAGTTCGTCCAGGTCGAGGGCGCGAAGATGTCGAAGAGCCTCGGCAATTTCGTCACCATCCGCGACCTGCTGGCGGACTGGCCTGGCGAGGTGCTGCGCCTCAACATGCTCAAGATGCATTATCGCTCGCCGGCCGATTGGACCGTCAAGGGCCTGGAGGAGAGCGCGAAGACGCTCGACGACTGGTATCGCGTCGTGGCCGATGCGCCGGGTGAGCAGCCGGGGCCCGAGATCATCGCCGCCCTCGTCGACGACCTCAACACGCCGCTGATGATCGCAGAGCTGCACGCGTTGCGGAGCCGTGCGGCGTCCGGCGGCGAGACGGACCGCGCGGCCTTTGCCGGCTCGCTCCGCTTTGCGGGCTTCCTGTCGGACACAGTCGCGCGATGGGAAGCGCGAAAGCAGCAGGCCAAAGGCGTCGACGCCGCCAAGGTCGAAAGCCTGATCGCCGAGCGTACCGCGGCCCGGGCGCGCAAGGACTTCAAGGAGTCCGATCGCCTCCGCGACGCACTCGCCGCGATGGGTATCGTATTGAAGGACGGCAAGGGCGCCGACGGCAAGCCGGTCACGACCTGGGAGATTGCGCGATGA
- a CDS encoding DUF2865 domain-containing protein, giving the protein MIASLSPRLLAVSALLGLTLTGSHALAQSSSESYAQMPPGPPGPQAGVNPICPRLEAQLASIDRGGGDPAREDQIRRYQDAAAKQQGELDRVSMQAKRMGCDSPGFFSIFNGRSAECAPVNNQIQQMRSNLDQIMSSLERLRGGGFGGERDNQRRSVLAALGQNNCGPQYQQYANANRGGGGGNFLTSLFGGGADSNPAASLPPPSADLAAPQGTYRTVCVRSCDGAYFPISFATVPGRFADDERACKAQCPAADATLFTYRNPGEDMNQAVSVNGQPYTALPNAFKYRTEFNPSCSCKAPGQTWADALKSIDDRATAAEQGDIIVTEESAKRMQQRQTGKPPANAARKGATPADAAAPATADTTTGAGGDKQIRTVGPTFIPAR; this is encoded by the coding sequence TTGATCGCATCCCTGTCTCCGCGCCTGCTGGCCGTGTCTGCGCTGCTCGGACTGACCCTGACCGGCTCGCACGCCCTGGCGCAATCCAGCTCCGAATCCTATGCGCAGATGCCGCCGGGCCCGCCCGGACCGCAGGCCGGCGTCAATCCGATCTGTCCGCGCCTGGAGGCGCAGCTCGCCTCGATCGATCGCGGTGGCGGCGATCCCGCGCGTGAGGACCAGATCCGGCGCTATCAGGATGCTGCCGCCAAGCAGCAAGGCGAGCTCGACCGCGTCAGCATGCAGGCCAAGCGCATGGGCTGCGACAGCCCGGGCTTCTTCTCGATCTTCAACGGCCGCTCGGCCGAATGCGCCCCGGTGAACAACCAGATCCAGCAGATGCGGTCCAACCTGGACCAGATCATGAGCAGCCTGGAGCGGCTCCGTGGCGGCGGGTTCGGCGGCGAGCGCGACAACCAGCGCCGCTCGGTGCTGGCAGCCCTCGGCCAGAACAATTGCGGCCCGCAATATCAGCAGTACGCTAACGCCAATCGCGGCGGCGGCGGCGGCAACTTCCTGACCAGCCTGTTCGGCGGCGGTGCCGACAGCAATCCCGCCGCATCGCTGCCGCCGCCGAGCGCCGATCTCGCGGCGCCGCAGGGCACCTACCGGACCGTGTGCGTGCGTAGCTGCGACGGCGCCTATTTCCCGATCTCGTTTGCCACCGTTCCCGGCCGCTTCGCCGACGACGAGCGCGCCTGCAAGGCGCAATGCCCCGCCGCCGACGCGACGCTGTTCACCTATCGCAATCCCGGCGAGGACATGAACCAGGCGGTCTCGGTCAATGGCCAGCCCTACACCGCGCTGCCGAACGCCTTCAAGTATCGCACCGAGTTCAACCCGAGCTGTTCCTGCAAGGCGCCCGGCCAAACCTGGGCCGATGCGCTGAAATCGATCGACGACCGGGCCACAGCCGCCGAGCAGGGCGACATCATCGTCACCGAGGAGAGCGCCAAGCGGATGCAGCAGCGCCAGACCGGCAAGCCGCCGGCGAACGCCGCCCGCAAAGGCGCCACGCCGGCCGATGCCGCAGCGCCCGCGACCGCGGACACCACGACGGGCGCCGGTGGCGACAAGCAGATCCGCACGGTGGGACCGACCTTCATTCCCGCGCGTTGA
- a CDS encoding nitrilase-related carbon-nitrogen hydrolase → MAADIFRITLAQLNPTVGDIAGNAAKAREARARAAADGADLVVLPELFLAGHPCQDLVLKPAFQAACRAAIGALARETADGGPAVLIGTPWIDDGKLYNACVLLDTGRIAATRFKANLADGDQKRVFMRGPAAGPLSVRGVRIGVAIGEDISPEESSNDENVIETLAETGAELIVVPSRSCYLRSGGDRRLSAAVARVTESDLPLVWLNQVGGQDGKVFDGASFALNADLSVAAQLPGFAAEVTTLAWSRGDGWQCRGPVTTPSEGDEADYAARVLGLRDHVEKHGFTGIVLALTGGIESALSLAMAVDALGAARVRGVVLSGPDMPQESPAIAVAARFGVTAETLPIAPAVAGFETVLPGPLAGDARHALLARVRGSLLLALASLSGALAVVPRKTSDLHGCEIGDATGGATLVDGVSPAEIVRLAALRNRWKPVNALGPSGDVMSPDLAGRAFSDAFEG, encoded by the coding sequence ATGGCCGCCGACATCTTCAGGATCACGCTGGCCCAGCTCAACCCGACGGTCGGCGACATCGCAGGAAATGCCGCGAAGGCGCGCGAGGCACGGGCGAGGGCGGCGGCCGACGGCGCTGATCTCGTGGTGCTGCCGGAGCTATTCCTGGCGGGGCATCCATGCCAGGATCTGGTGCTGAAGCCGGCATTTCAGGCCGCGTGCCGGGCCGCGATCGGGGCTCTCGCGCGCGAGACCGCCGATGGCGGGCCGGCGGTGCTGATCGGCACGCCCTGGATCGACGACGGCAAGCTCTACAATGCCTGCGTGCTGCTCGACACCGGCCGCATCGCCGCGACGCGCTTCAAGGCCAACCTGGCCGATGGTGATCAGAAGCGCGTGTTCATGCGCGGCCCGGCGGCCGGCCCGCTCAGCGTGCGGGGCGTCCGCATCGGCGTCGCGATCGGCGAAGACATCTCGCCCGAAGAATCCTCGAACGACGAAAACGTCATCGAGACGCTGGCGGAAACCGGGGCCGAACTCATCGTCGTGCCGAGCCGCTCATGCTACCTGCGCAGCGGCGGCGACCGGCGCCTGTCGGCCGCGGTCGCCCGCGTCACCGAAAGCGATCTGCCGCTCGTCTGGCTCAACCAGGTCGGCGGTCAGGACGGCAAGGTGTTCGACGGCGCATCGTTCGCGCTGAACGCCGATCTCTCGGTGGCCGCGCAGCTTCCGGGCTTCGCCGCTGAGGTCACGACCTTGGCATGGAGCAGGGGAGACGGCTGGCAGTGTCGGGGACCGGTCACCACGCCGAGCGAGGGCGACGAGGCGGACTACGCGGCCCGCGTGCTCGGCCTGCGCGACCACGTCGAGAAGCATGGCTTCACCGGGATCGTGCTGGCTCTGACCGGAGGCATCGAATCCGCGCTGTCATTGGCGATGGCCGTCGATGCGCTCGGAGCTGCGAGGGTGCGCGGTGTGGTGCTGTCCGGGCCGGACATGCCGCAGGAATCGCCGGCTATTGCAGTCGCGGCGCGGTTCGGCGTCACCGCCGAGACGTTGCCGATCGCACCGGCAGTGGCAGGCTTCGAAACGGTTCTCCCCGGGCCGCTGGCGGGCGACGCCCGTCACGCTCTCCTGGCGCGCGTGCGCGGCTCGCTGCTGCTGGCCTTGGCGAGCCTCTCCGGTGCGCTCGCGGTCGTGCCTCGCAAGACGTCGGACCTGCATGGCTGCGAGATCGGTGACGCGACTGGCGGTGCCACTCTCGTCGACGGCGTGTCCCCGGCCGAGATCGTTCGTCTCGCAGCGCTGCGCAATCGTTGGAAGCCCGTGAACGCGCTGGGACCGTCGGGCGACGTCATGTCGCCCGATCTAGCTGGCCGTGCGTTCTCGGATGCGTTCGAAGGATGA
- a CDS encoding diacylglycerol kinase, with protein sequence MLRLWRATVNSRNGLAFALRSEQAVREEVVAFLLALPLAYVVGATAMRSVELVCAVVLVLVVELLNTAIEKLADRLTTEHDLQIGRVKDLGSAAVGVALLMSGCFWLFAIAERLGLL encoded by the coding sequence ATGCTGCGTCTGTGGCGCGCGACGGTCAACTCGCGCAACGGCCTGGCCTTCGCGCTCCGCTCCGAGCAGGCGGTGCGCGAGGAGGTGGTCGCGTTCCTGCTGGCGCTGCCGCTGGCCTATGTCGTCGGCGCGACGGCGATGCGCAGCGTCGAGCTGGTCTGCGCGGTGGTGCTGGTGCTGGTCGTCGAGCTGCTCAACACCGCGATCGAGAAGCTCGCCGACCGCCTCACCACCGAGCACGATCTGCAGATCGGCCGGGTCAAGGATCTCGGCTCGGCCGCCGTCGGCGTCGCGCTGCTGATGTCCGGCTGCTTCTGGCTGTTCGCGATCGCCGAGCGGCTCGGGCTGCTTTGA
- a CDS encoding class II 3-deoxy-7-phosphoheptulonate synthase yields the protein MTERWSPESWRSKPVQQVPDYPDQKALAEVEAQLATFPPLVFAGEARNLKKALARVAAGEAFLLQGGDCAESFAEHGANNIRDFFRVLLQMAVVMTYAGAVPVVKVGRIAGQFAKPRSSPTEKINGVELPSYRGDIVNDTAFTPEARIPNPQRQLDAYRQSAATLNLLRAFATGGFANLGSVHQWMLGFVKDSPQSRRYKELADRISDALNFMRACGLDLESHPELRATDFYTSHEALLLGYEQAFTRVDSTTGDWYATSGHFIWIGDRTRQLDHGHVEYFRGIKNPIGLKCGPSLKPDELLKLIDILNPDNEPGRLTLINRFGADKVGDHLPGLIRAVQREGRKVVWSCDPMHGNTITSTSGYKTRPFDRIVSEVRAFFAVHAAEGTHAGGIHLEMTGKDVTECIGGARAITDEDLNDRYHTVCDPRLNAEQSIDMAFLIAELLKQQRGGKTAPMPAVAGF from the coding sequence ATGACCGAGCGCTGGAGCCCGGAGAGCTGGCGGTCCAAGCCGGTGCAGCAGGTGCCTGACTATCCCGACCAGAAGGCGCTCGCCGAGGTCGAGGCGCAGCTTGCGACCTTCCCGCCGCTGGTGTTCGCCGGCGAGGCGCGCAACCTGAAGAAGGCGCTGGCGCGGGTGGCGGCGGGCGAGGCATTCCTGTTGCAGGGCGGCGACTGCGCCGAGAGCTTCGCCGAGCACGGCGCCAACAACATCCGCGACTTCTTCCGCGTGCTGCTGCAGATGGCCGTGGTCATGACCTATGCCGGCGCGGTGCCGGTGGTGAAGGTCGGCCGCATCGCCGGCCAGTTCGCCAAGCCACGCTCGTCGCCGACGGAGAAGATCAATGGCGTCGAGCTGCCGAGCTATCGCGGCGACATCGTCAACGACACCGCCTTCACGCCCGAGGCGCGCATCCCCAATCCGCAGCGCCAGCTCGACGCCTACCGGCAGTCGGCGGCGACCTTGAACCTGCTGCGCGCGTTCGCCACCGGCGGCTTCGCCAATCTCGGCAGCGTGCATCAGTGGATGCTCGGCTTCGTCAAGGATTCCCCGCAGTCGCGGCGCTACAAGGAGCTGGCCGACCGCATCTCGGACGCGCTCAACTTCATGCGCGCCTGCGGCCTCGACCTCGAGAGCCATCCGGAGCTGCGCGCCACCGACTTCTACACCAGCCACGAGGCGCTGCTGCTCGGCTATGAGCAGGCCTTCACCCGGGTCGATTCCACCACCGGCGACTGGTACGCGACCTCGGGCCATTTCATCTGGATCGGCGACCGCACCCGCCAGCTCGACCACGGCCATGTCGAATATTTCCGCGGCATCAAGAACCCGATCGGCCTGAAATGCGGCCCGTCGCTGAAGCCGGACGAGCTGCTGAAGCTGATCGACATCCTCAATCCCGACAACGAGCCGGGCCGGCTGACCCTGATCAACCGCTTCGGCGCCGACAAGGTCGGCGATCATCTGCCGGGACTGATCCGCGCGGTGCAGCGGGAAGGGCGCAAGGTGGTGTGGTCGTGCGATCCGATGCACGGCAACACCATCACCTCGACCTCGGGCTACAAGACACGGCCGTTCGATCGCATCGTATCCGAGGTGCGGGCGTTCTTCGCGGTGCATGCCGCGGAGGGCACCCATGCCGGCGGCATCCATCTCGAGATGACCGGCAAGGACGTCACCGAATGCATCGGCGGCGCGCGCGCGATCACCGACGAGGATCTCAACGACCGCTATCACACGGTGTGCGATCCCCGGCTGAACGCCGAGCAGTCGATCGACATGGCGTTCCTGATCGCCGAGCTGCTGAAGCAGCAGCGCGGCGGCAAGACCGCACCGATGCCGGCCGTCGCGGGCTTCTGA
- a CDS encoding alpha/beta fold hydrolase produces the protein MAETGSDGVSSEDLTLPAVDGFALAGTLFMPRGTPAHAVLINSGAAIPRRIYRGFAAHLAQQGCAVLTYDYRGIGGSRPRSLKGFAASMTDWAALDITGAVGWMRARYGALPLRYVGHSFGGQTLGLLANNTEVSRALFIASQAGYWKLMAPGERWRVATMLNGVGVPLTHALGYTPGWSGVGEDLPKGVFLQWVRWIMSPRYLFDDASLPLANYANFKSPVRALCLADDPWATRPAVELLCAGYTGTTPELLDIAPQDVGASAIGHMGFFRAAHRDTLWRSATEWLLES, from the coding sequence GTGGCTGAGACGGGATCCGACGGCGTTTCGAGCGAGGATCTGACCCTTCCGGCCGTCGATGGCTTTGCGCTCGCGGGCACCCTGTTCATGCCGCGCGGCACGCCGGCGCATGCCGTGCTGATCAATTCCGGGGCGGCGATCCCGCGCCGGATCTATCGCGGCTTCGCTGCTCATCTTGCCCAGCAGGGTTGCGCGGTTCTGACCTACGACTATCGCGGGATCGGCGGCAGCCGTCCCCGCTCCCTGAAGGGCTTTGCGGCCTCGATGACCGACTGGGCCGCACTCGACATCACCGGCGCGGTCGGTTGGATGCGTGCGCGCTACGGTGCGCTGCCGCTGCGCTATGTCGGCCACTCCTTCGGCGGCCAGACGCTCGGCCTGCTCGCCAACAACACCGAGGTGTCGCGCGCCCTCTTCATCGCCTCGCAGGCCGGCTATTGGAAGCTGATGGCCCCGGGCGAACGCTGGCGCGTGGCGACGATGCTCAACGGCGTTGGCGTCCCGCTGACTCATGCGCTGGGTTACACGCCGGGCTGGAGTGGCGTCGGCGAGGACCTGCCGAAGGGTGTCTTCCTGCAATGGGTGCGCTGGATCATGAGCCCGCGCTATCTGTTCGATGACGCATCGCTGCCGCTTGCCAACTACGCCAACTTCAAGAGTCCCGTCCGGGCGCTGTGCCTCGCCGACGATCCCTGGGCCACGCGGCCCGCGGTTGAGCTGCTGTGCGCTGGTTATACGGGCACGACGCCGGAGCTGCTCGACATCGCGCCGCAGGACGTCGGGGCGTCCGCGATCGGCCATATGGGCTTCTTCCGCGCGGCGCATCGCGACACGCTGTGGCGCAGCGCGACGGAGTGGCTGCTCGAAAGCTGA
- a CDS encoding alpha/beta hydrolase yields the protein MTAARTTARALAASTPSRLTNSTPSLQPLAHRSRSLAKTHPFLLAAAAATTVLAVTALINRRLAKSAERANPPAGQFMDVDGVRLHYVERGTGVPLVLLHGNGSMIQDFASSGLIDLAAQNYRVIAFDRPGFGHSDRPRNVVWTPTAQAGLIKSALDRLGVSEAFVLGHSWGASVAVALALEHPTMVKGMVLASGYYYPTFRSDVVAGSAPAIPLLGDILRYTISPLISRMMWPLLMAKLFGPRSVPAKFAGFPKEMAVRPSQIRASAAEAALMIPDAFRFRRAYGELKMPVVIVAGDQDRLIDIDAQSRRLHHDVSQSTFRRVRGAGHMVHQTATEAVMSSIDEVAAAA from the coding sequence ATGACCGCAGCCCGGACCACAGCGCGCGCGCTCGCGGCGTCGACGCCCAGCCGCCTGACCAACTCGACACCATCCCTCCAGCCGCTGGCGCATCGCAGCCGGTCGCTGGCGAAGACTCATCCATTTCTTCTGGCGGCAGCGGCGGCCACGACCGTTCTGGCCGTCACAGCACTGATCAATCGCCGCCTCGCCAAGTCTGCCGAGCGGGCCAATCCTCCCGCCGGCCAGTTCATGGACGTCGACGGCGTCCGGCTGCACTATGTCGAGCGCGGCACCGGCGTGCCGCTGGTGCTGCTGCACGGCAACGGCAGCATGATCCAGGACTTCGCCTCCAGCGGCCTGATCGATCTGGCGGCGCAGAACTACCGTGTCATTGCGTTCGACCGGCCGGGCTTCGGCCACAGCGACCGGCCGCGCAACGTCGTGTGGACGCCGACGGCGCAGGCCGGGCTAATCAAGAGCGCGCTCGATCGCCTGGGCGTCTCGGAGGCCTTCGTCCTGGGTCATTCCTGGGGCGCATCCGTCGCCGTCGCGCTCGCCCTCGAACATCCGACCATGGTCAAGGGCATGGTGCTCGCCTCCGGCTATTACTACCCGACCTTCCGGTCCGACGTGGTGGCCGGATCGGCTCCGGCCATTCCCTTGCTGGGCGATATCCTGCGCTACACCATCTCCCCTCTGATCAGCCGGATGATGTGGCCGCTGCTGATGGCCAAGCTGTTCGGCCCGCGATCGGTTCCGGCGAAGTTTGCCGGCTTCCCCAAGGAAATGGCGGTTCGCCCGTCGCAGATCCGCGCCTCCGCCGCGGAGGCCGCGCTGATGATTCCCGATGCTTTCCGCTTCAGGAGAGCGTACGGTGAGCTGAAGATGCCGGTCGTGATCGTTGCCGGTGATCAGGATCGCCTGATCGACATCGACGCGCAGTCCAGACGGCTTCATCACGACGTCAGCCAGAGCACCTTTCGCCGCGTGCGCGGCGCCGGCCACATGGTGCATCAGACGGCGACCGAGGCCGTCATGTCCTCGATCGACGAAGTCGCAGCGGCGGCGTAG
- a CDS encoding sensor histidine kinase, which yields MPIWHEKHLRAATKAAGVALWSWNVDTDAITMDERAYELWEVPKTKSRITFEVLSQNIHPADLERVRSAFSATRAIVGAYEIDFRILADGEIRWISARGQGDDADIAERLMFGIFLDVTQRKQAEEANELLAGEMSHRVKNLLTIATALTQMTSRTAATKEDMAHELASRLIALGRAQDLIRPRPGGTNQAALLGDLVSVLLAPYDEKGASVRIRVSVPKMNVGERSSTTLALVIHELATNSAKYGSLSVSSGTLDVSCSAHDDEVVIMWTERGGPPKSADTTEGFGSKLIHRSMNAQLGGTIAFDWSAEGLVVTLRMSRERMAN from the coding sequence ATGCCGATCTGGCACGAAAAGCATCTGCGCGCTGCCACCAAAGCTGCCGGCGTGGCCCTGTGGTCGTGGAACGTCGACACCGACGCGATCACGATGGACGAGCGCGCCTATGAGCTGTGGGAGGTGCCCAAGACCAAGAGCAGGATCACGTTCGAGGTGCTCTCCCAGAACATTCACCCCGCCGATCTCGAACGGGTGAGATCGGCGTTTTCGGCGACACGGGCGATCGTCGGCGCTTATGAGATCGATTTTCGCATTCTCGCGGATGGCGAAATCCGCTGGATCTCCGCCCGCGGCCAAGGTGACGATGCCGACATCGCCGAGCGGCTGATGTTCGGCATCTTCCTCGACGTGACCCAGCGCAAGCAGGCCGAAGAAGCCAACGAGCTGCTGGCGGGCGAGATGAGCCATCGGGTCAAGAACCTGCTGACGATCGCCACCGCGCTGACGCAGATGACGTCGCGCACAGCGGCGACAAAGGAGGACATGGCCCACGAGCTCGCCAGCCGGTTGATCGCGCTGGGCCGTGCCCAGGATCTGATACGTCCGCGGCCGGGCGGGACGAACCAAGCAGCCCTGCTCGGCGATCTCGTCTCGGTGCTGCTTGCCCCCTATGACGAGAAAGGCGCCAGCGTCCGCATCCGTGTGTCGGTGCCCAAGATGAATGTCGGAGAACGCTCGAGCACGACATTGGCACTGGTCATCCACGAGCTCGCGACCAACTCGGCGAAATACGGCTCGCTGTCGGTTTCGAGCGGCACGCTGGACGTGTCGTGCAGCGCGCATGATGACGAAGTGGTGATCATGTGGACCGAGCGCGGCGGGCCGCCGAAGTCGGCCGACACCACCGAAGGCTTCGGCAGCAAACTGATCCATCGCAGCATGAACGCCCAGCTCGGCGGCACCATCGCCTTCGACTGGTCCGCCGAAGGCCTGGTCGTGACGCTGCGCATGAGCCGGGAGCGGATGGCGAATTGA